A stretch of Pseudomonas sp. CCC3.1 DNA encodes these proteins:
- the avs3b gene encoding AVAST type 3 anti-phage proein Avs3b: protein MELSERSRANLALGKKLVSEQGLEDSVDTLGRWMAHHIAELIQEAESACDDHRPTKMANAREAVLAFWAHRHALPSGRSPFAGVEPILEVLEGLDPDGSNYRYFSPSHAPSESDKESEEVYANVAMAKIVDRASKIVIDFYLAEAARGALDTSKEWVQLATEAGADDGLDITLIRMLTDREDLTNGSNPNGERRRLLNDRKLNMEALLAGASDALAGIKAQLAELPADVQDAQDDSEISLPTGGD, encoded by the coding sequence AGAGCAAGGACTTGAGGACTCTGTTGACACGCTAGGTCGCTGGATGGCCCACCACATTGCCGAGCTCATTCAAGAGGCCGAATCAGCCTGCGATGACCACCGCCCCACCAAAATGGCGAACGCGCGTGAAGCCGTATTAGCATTTTGGGCTCACCGGCACGCGCTACCATCGGGACGCAGCCCTTTTGCAGGGGTGGAGCCGATCCTTGAGGTTTTAGAAGGCCTAGATCCTGACGGGTCGAACTATCGATATTTCTCCCCATCCCATGCTCCGAGCGAGAGTGACAAAGAGTCGGAGGAAGTTTATGCCAACGTGGCAATGGCGAAGATCGTTGACCGGGCATCAAAAATAGTCATCGACTTTTATCTAGCCGAGGCGGCGCGAGGGGCTCTCGACACATCAAAGGAGTGGGTTCAGTTGGCGACCGAGGCGGGAGCGGACGACGGGCTGGATATCACTTTAATAAGAATGCTCACTGACAGAGAAGATTTGACCAATGGATCGAATCCCAATGGTGAGCGCCGGCGTCTGCTCAATGACCGAAAACTCAACATGGAGGCCTTGCTCGCTGGAGCTTCAGATGCTCTGGCCGGCATCAAAGCACAACTTGCAGAGTTGCCCGCTGATGTTCAAGACGCTCAAGATGACTCCGAAATCAGCCTGCCAACAGGCGGAGATTGA